A section of the Sphingomonas ginsenosidivorax genome encodes:
- the yihA gene encoding ribosome biogenesis GTP-binding protein YihA/YsxC, with protein sequence MSNLPPVEPPFDTETLEAARKLFAGPIQFLKSAPTLEFLPTASVPEVAFAGRSNVGKSSLLNALTGRNSLARTSNTPGRTQELNFFDVGAPLAFRLVDMPGYGFAKAPKDIVKKWRFLVNDFLRGRQELKRALVLIDARHGIKDVDREILEMLDKAAVSYRMVLTKADKIKASELEEVTERTAIEARKRAAAHPDILVTSSEYGMGIPELRAAVVEAIG encoded by the coding sequence GTGAGCAACCTCCCCCCGGTAGAGCCGCCGTTCGATACGGAGACGCTGGAAGCGGCGCGGAAGCTGTTCGCAGGGCCGATCCAGTTCCTGAAGTCGGCGCCGACGCTGGAGTTCCTGCCGACCGCGAGCGTGCCCGAGGTGGCGTTCGCGGGACGCTCGAACGTCGGCAAGTCGTCGCTGCTCAACGCGCTGACCGGGCGCAACAGCCTGGCACGCACGTCGAACACGCCGGGGCGCACGCAGGAGCTCAACTTCTTCGACGTCGGCGCGCCTCTGGCGTTCCGGCTGGTCGACATGCCGGGCTATGGCTTTGCAAAGGCGCCCAAGGATATCGTCAAGAAGTGGCGGTTTCTGGTAAACGACTTCTTGCGCGGGCGGCAGGAGTTGAAACGCGCGCTGGTGCTGATCGACGCGCGGCACGGGATCAAGGACGTCGACCGCGAGATCCTCGAGATGCTCGACAAGGCGGCGGTCAGCTACCGGATGGTGCTGACCAAGGCGGACAAGATCAAGGCGAGCGAACTCGAAGAGGTGACCGAGCGCACCGCGATCGAGGCGCGCAAGCGCGCTGCGGCGCATCCGGACATCCTGGTGACGTCGTCGGAATACGGGATGGGGATCCCGGAGCTGCGCGCGGCGGTGGTCGAGGCGATCGGCTGA
- the yidC gene encoding membrane protein insertase YidC, with amino-acid sequence MKDDKQNFVLFAVIAALILFGWPLIQGKFFPTANPPATKIVDGKSKAIANPSADPAADGAAAIRNRQVVLAETPRIRIETPRLSGSINLKGARIDDLVLKQYDESVAKNAPPIRLLSPAGSPDAYFASFGWRADGLTPPGADVVWKASSNALTPTTPVTLDAANATGQRFRIVLAVDNDFMFTVRQTVLNAGTAPVPVATYGLVNRVGISKDPSSMTIHVGPMSVDNGGAHYRPDYKDVDEAPQRFTTKNGWLGFTDKYWLTALVPDRNETFDGQFRAGANKAYQADYALQPKIIAPGAAVTQTSRFFAGAKEVRLLDRYTDREGVSQLDYAIDWGWFRVVEKPIFYYLDWLFRLVGNFGVAIILLTVTIRGIMFPIAQRQFASMAAMRAVQPKAKALQARYKDDKVRLQQETMALYKAEGVNPLAGCLPTLLQIPIFYALYKVLMLTIEMRHQPFYGWIHDLSAPDPLTPLNVFGVLAFTPPHAIAIGVVPILYGISMYYQFKLNPTPMDDTQKQVFAFLPWVLMFVMSSFAVGLLIYWITSNILTILQQKLLYSRHPALQTPVEK; translated from the coding sequence GTGAAAGACGACAAGCAGAATTTCGTGCTGTTCGCGGTGATCGCGGCGCTCATCCTGTTCGGGTGGCCGCTGATCCAGGGCAAGTTCTTCCCGACCGCCAACCCGCCGGCGACGAAGATCGTCGACGGCAAGTCGAAGGCGATCGCCAACCCGAGCGCAGACCCCGCCGCGGACGGCGCGGCGGCGATCCGCAATCGCCAGGTCGTACTGGCCGAGACCCCGCGCATCCGCATCGAGACGCCGCGCCTGTCGGGCTCGATCAACCTGAAGGGCGCGCGGATCGACGATCTCGTGCTCAAGCAGTATGACGAGTCGGTCGCGAAGAACGCGCCGCCGATCCGCCTGTTGTCGCCGGCCGGCAGCCCCGACGCCTATTTCGCGAGCTTCGGCTGGCGCGCCGACGGCCTGACCCCGCCGGGCGCCGACGTGGTCTGGAAAGCGAGCAGCAATGCGCTGACCCCGACCACGCCAGTGACGCTCGACGCCGCCAACGCGACCGGGCAGCGCTTCCGCATCGTGCTCGCGGTCGACAACGACTTCATGTTCACCGTCCGCCAGACCGTGCTCAACGCCGGGACCGCGCCGGTGCCGGTCGCAACCTATGGCCTGGTCAACCGCGTCGGAATTTCCAAGGACCCGTCGTCGATGACGATCCATGTCGGCCCGATGTCGGTCGACAATGGCGGCGCGCATTACCGCCCCGACTACAAGGACGTCGACGAGGCCCCGCAGCGGTTCACGACGAAGAATGGCTGGCTGGGTTTCACCGACAAATACTGGCTGACCGCGCTGGTCCCCGACCGGAACGAGACGTTCGACGGCCAGTTCCGTGCGGGCGCCAACAAGGCCTACCAGGCCGATTACGCGCTCCAGCCCAAGATCATCGCGCCGGGTGCGGCCGTCACGCAGACGTCGCGCTTCTTCGCAGGCGCGAAGGAAGTCCGCCTGCTTGACCGCTACACCGACAGGGAAGGCGTCAGCCAGCTCGACTATGCGATCGACTGGGGGTGGTTCCGCGTCGTCGAGAAGCCGATCTTCTATTATCTCGACTGGTTGTTCCGGCTGGTCGGCAATTTCGGCGTGGCGATCATCCTGCTGACGGTCACGATCCGCGGGATCATGTTCCCGATCGCGCAGCGCCAGTTCGCGTCGATGGCGGCGATGCGCGCGGTGCAGCCCAAGGCGAAGGCGCTGCAGGCGCGGTACAAGGACGATAAGGTCCGGCTGCAACAGGAAACGATGGCGCTGTACAAGGCCGAGGGCGTCAACCCGCTCGCAGGCTGCCTGCCGACGCTGCTGCAGATTCCGATCTTCTATGCGCTGTACAAGGTGCTGATGCTGACGATCGAAATGCGTCACCAGCCCTTCTATGGCTGGATCCACGACCTGTCCGCGCCCGACCCGCTGACCCCGCTCAACGTGTTCGGGGTGCTCGCCTTCACGCCGCCGCACGCGATCGCGATCGGCGTGGTGCCGATCCTGTACGGCATCTCGATGTACTATCAGTTCAAGCTGAACCCGACGCCGATGGACGACACGCAGAAGCAGGTCTTCGCGTTCCTGCCCTGGGTACTGATGTTCGTGATGTCGTCGTTCGCGGTCGGCCTGCTGATCTACTGGATCACATCGAACATCCTGACGATCCTCCAGCAGAAGCTGCTTTATTCGCGGCATCCCGCGTTGCAGACGCCGGTGGAGAAGTGA
- the yidD gene encoding membrane protein insertion efficiency factor YidD, whose translation MIARLLILVARGWQLGPSIVLPSSCRYTPSCSAYAITALNRYGAVKGGWLAAKRIARCHPWGGYGPDPVP comes from the coding sequence ATGATTGCCCGCCTGCTCATCCTCGTCGCACGCGGCTGGCAATTGGGCCCGTCGATCGTCCTGCCCTCTTCGTGCCGCTACACGCCATCGTGTTCCGCCTATGCAATCACCGCCCTCAACCGCTATGGCGCGGTCAAAGGGGGCTGGCTGGCGGCGAAGCGCATCGCGCGTTGTCATCCTTGGGGCGGGTACGGACCCGATCCGGTTCCCTGA
- the rnpA gene encoding ribonuclease P protein component, translating into MLSKRRDFLAANAGKRAPMPGFVLLMRPRDDGDATMRIGFTVTKKIGNAVVRNRMKRRLRALVRELLPERGVAGADHVLIGRNGGIERDYALLLSEFGKALGKVAR; encoded by the coding sequence ATACTCAGCAAACGCCGCGATTTCCTCGCGGCGAATGCAGGCAAGCGCGCGCCGATGCCGGGATTCGTCCTGCTGATGCGCCCGCGCGATGACGGTGATGCGACGATGCGAATCGGCTTCACCGTCACCAAGAAGATCGGCAACGCCGTCGTCCGGAACCGCATGAAACGGCGGTTGCGGGCGTTGGTGCGTGAGCTGTTGCCGGAACGCGGCGTCGCGGGTGCCGATCATGTGCTGATCGGGCGCAACGGCGGCATCGAACGCGACTATGCGCTGTTGCTGAGCGAGTTCGGCAAGGCGCTGGGCAAGGTGGCGCGGTGA
- the rpmH gene encoding 50S ribosomal protein L34 has product MKRTFQPSNLVRARRHGFRARMATVGGRAVIHARRARGRKKLSA; this is encoded by the coding sequence ATGAAGCGCACCTTTCAGCCGAGCAACCTGGTCCGCGCCCGTCGTCACGGCTTCCGTGCACGGATGGCGACGGTCGGCGGTCGGGCAGTGATCCACGCCCGCCGCGCACGCGGTCGCAAGAAGCTGTCGGCCTAA
- a CDS encoding TniQ family protein, producing the protein MPHSSRPWPIRVEPASGEALSSWLTRIGNLHDVSFEQLVQEYFGYSGSWSEINFTSDLNLLQNICRLSRVEFNKVRSMTFDGVVPYAFGDNAGGFEDYVLSQTVLLKSWNDRPRLTRNSLKWRPWGFGDRVRACPRCVGEDCTIALRLDWLVPVSLSCATHQCFLQECVFLPGQYVLWNQTFTGKPTLEMVELDRISGNAFREGIIPDQFITPTRWFRTLRTLVEELIAPGYVHKEKRKLIAELWHEYGDRILRLTGGSFELLQWIDQREVLKVASVGIAHLINTSYQEVLGVEWPIRSAEVKKAAHYLKDALATRVWKNTLADGGYDRAKRDSSYASLLGNILYWHRDSQMERAWMIEIYLQSKGVSSFSANDIRMYKG; encoded by the coding sequence TTGCCCCATTCGTCTAGGCCATGGCCCATACGGGTTGAGCCAGCGTCGGGTGAGGCGCTTTCATCGTGGCTTACTCGCATCGGGAACTTGCACGATGTTAGTTTCGAGCAGCTGGTTCAAGAATACTTCGGATACAGCGGGAGTTGGTCCGAAATTAATTTTACGAGCGATCTAAATCTTTTGCAGAATATCTGCAGATTAAGTCGCGTAGAGTTTAATAAAGTTCGTTCGATGACGTTTGATGGCGTTGTTCCATATGCATTTGGCGATAATGCAGGAGGTTTTGAGGATTACGTTCTAAGTCAGACAGTTTTATTGAAAAGCTGGAACGATCGGCCAAGACTGACACGAAATTCCCTTAAGTGGCGGCCTTGGGGTTTTGGAGATCGAGTTCGGGCCTGTCCTCGATGCGTAGGCGAGGATTGCACTATCGCCCTGCGTTTGGACTGGCTGGTTCCAGTTTCACTATCATGTGCCACGCATCAGTGCTTCCTTCAGGAATGCGTATTTTTACCTGGTCAGTATGTATTGTGGAATCAAACCTTTACAGGCAAGCCGACGCTCGAAATGGTTGAGTTAGATCGTATTTCGGGCAACGCTTTTCGCGAGGGGATAATACCCGATCAATTCATTACACCTACACGATGGTTCAGGACGCTCAGAACGTTAGTCGAAGAGCTAATCGCGCCGGGTTATGTCCATAAAGAAAAACGAAAGTTAATTGCTGAGCTTTGGCACGAATATGGAGACAGAATACTGCGTTTAACGGGAGGATCGTTTGAGCTATTACAGTGGATAGATCAGAGAGAGGTGTTGAAGGTGGCTTCTGTTGGAATAGCTCACCTAATTAATACATCATACCAAGAGGTTTTAGGGGTAGAATGGCCAATTAGATCCGCGGAAGTCAAAAAAGCAGCCCACTACCTAAAAGATGCCTTGGCAACACGAGTATGGAAAAATACTTTAGCAGATGGTGGCTATGACAGGGCGAAACGAGATTCCTCTTACGCTTCGCTACTAGGGAACATTTTATACTGGCATCGCGACTCGCAAATGGAGCGCGCATGGATGATCGAAATCTATTTGCAATCGAAAGGGGTTTCAAGTTTCTCAGCTAACGATATTAGAATGTATAAAGGATAG
- a CDS encoding recombinase family protein, which translates to MFIRAYLRASTSEQDASRAKSALDVFAAEHGLRIAARYVENESGAKLHRPELFRLLSDCEPGDVLLVEQVDRLSRLTSPDWIKLRNLIDAKQVRVVALDLPTSWILTAPTDEFTGRMFAAVNAMMLDVLAAVARKDYEDRRRRQAEGTAKAKAAGLYKGRPENKTRNAAISSLLRDGRSWRDIMDATGCSRTLLAKIARDRRRQAEADAAMSDVHP; encoded by the coding sequence ATGTTCATCCGAGCCTATCTTCGTGCTTCTACCTCCGAACAGGATGCGTCGCGCGCCAAGAGCGCCCTCGACGTGTTTGCGGCCGAGCACGGGCTTCGGATTGCGGCCCGCTATGTCGAAAACGAAAGTGGAGCCAAGCTCCACCGGCCAGAGCTATTCCGCCTGCTGTCGGATTGCGAGCCGGGAGACGTGCTCCTGGTCGAGCAGGTTGATCGGCTTTCCCGCCTCACCTCGCCAGACTGGATCAAGCTGCGCAATCTAATCGACGCCAAGCAGGTCCGGGTTGTTGCACTCGACCTGCCGACGTCGTGGATCCTGACGGCACCGACGGATGAGTTCACCGGCCGAATGTTCGCAGCGGTCAACGCCATGATGTTGGACGTACTCGCCGCGGTTGCCCGTAAGGATTATGAGGATCGCCGTCGTCGACAAGCCGAAGGCACTGCAAAAGCCAAGGCAGCGGGCCTTTATAAGGGGCGTCCCGAGAACAAGACACGCAACGCTGCCATCTCGAGCCTTCTTCGCGATGGCCGAAGCTGGCGCGATATAATGGATGCAACTGGGTGCAGTCGAACGCTGCTCGCCAAGATTGCTCGTGATCGCCGTCGACAGGCAGAGGCTGACGCAGCAATGTCAGACGTGCACCCCTAA
- a CDS encoding AbrB/MazE/SpoVT family DNA-binding domain-containing protein, with the protein MTLQINITPNGRMSLPADVRKRLGLTGGGAVYLDETEDGVVLRTASQAVARAQALAEQYTGGNPDASVDAFLNRRREDSGE; encoded by the coding sequence ATGACGCTACAGATCAACATAACGCCAAACGGGCGCATGAGCCTGCCCGCTGACGTTCGCAAGCGGTTGGGCCTGACGGGTGGCGGTGCGGTATATCTCGACGAAACCGAAGATGGCGTTGTTCTGCGAACCGCCAGCCAAGCGGTGGCAAGGGCGCAGGCGCTGGCCGAGCAATATACCGGCGGTAATCCCGACGCCTCTGTTGACGCATTCCTCAATCGGCGTCGCGAAGATAGCGGCGAATGA
- a CDS encoding type II toxin-antitoxin system VapC family toxin — MSVVLDASALIAMIKGEKGSTKVAAGIAGARVSSVNYAEVVTHFIHTGMPEREVDAMLDPLPLTVVPADKALAKIAGRLRAATAEAGLSLGDRFCLALARRDGLPAWTSDQNWKKIADAVEVKVVTIR, encoded by the coding sequence ATGAGCGTGGTTCTCGACGCCTCGGCTCTCATCGCAATGATCAAGGGTGAAAAGGGATCTACCAAGGTTGCAGCCGGTATCGCCGGTGCGCGAGTGAGCAGCGTGAACTACGCTGAGGTGGTGACCCACTTCATTCATACCGGAATGCCCGAGCGAGAAGTTGATGCCATGCTTGATCCGCTGCCACTGACGGTAGTGCCGGCCGACAAGGCCTTGGCGAAAATCGCCGGGCGGCTGCGCGCCGCGACGGCCGAGGCGGGCCTTAGCCTTGGAGATCGCTTTTGTCTGGCTCTAGCCCGACGGGATGGATTGCCCGCTTGGACCAGCGACCAGAACTGGAAGAAGATCGCGGATGCAGTCGAGGTCAAGGTCGTGACGATCCGCTAG
- a CDS encoding sulfite exporter TauE/SafE family protein has protein sequence MLGALSFASLPTALVARIVGVAILLFVILKATGMIAFKPSRRVLVIGGGVTGLLSGLVGSAGPLGAAVFLSLGLPPLAYVASDAVASIVMHSAKTIVYGATIDLGPTFWPLAIAMGLAMIVGTWAGCLLIKRLPVERFRQLVMVLLALIATEMIVMG, from the coding sequence ATGCTGGGCGCATTGTCGTTCGCGTCGCTACCGACGGCGCTCGTTGCGAGGATCGTGGGCGTGGCGATCCTGCTGTTCGTCATCCTGAAGGCCACGGGCATGATCGCGTTTAAACCCTCGCGCCGCGTGCTGGTGATCGGGGGCGGTGTGACCGGCCTGTTGTCCGGGCTAGTCGGGAGCGCCGGGCCGCTCGGCGCAGCGGTGTTCCTGAGCCTCGGTTTGCCACCGCTTGCCTATGTCGCGAGTGACGCGGTCGCCTCGATCGTGATGCACAGTGCCAAGACAATTGTTTACGGCGCGACGATCGACCTTGGACCAACCTTCTGGCCGCTGGCGATCGCGATGGGGCTGGCGATGATCGTTGGCACCTGGGCGGGGTGCTTGCTCATCAAGCGTCTGCCCGTTGAGCGCTTCCGCCAGCTCGTCATGGTCCTGCTCGCGCTGATCGCGACCGAGATGATCGTCATGGGTTAG
- a CDS encoding DUF190 domain-containing protein, with amino-acid sequence MGCQAALSRANPDGIINAVAQHTHYGFSNHGQIRENGSEAADPHLTICVELVGERDQLDRFCRRHGDLLGDKVIVYKQLEHWSVMPRFDR; translated from the coding sequence GTGGGCTGCCAAGCCGCTCTATCGCGAGCTAATCCAGACGGCATCATCAATGCCGTCGCGCAACACACGCACTATGGGTTCAGCAACCACGGCCAGATCCGCGAGAACGGATCGGAGGCGGCCGATCCCCATCTGACGATCTGCGTCGAACTCGTCGGCGAACGCGACCAGCTCGACCGGTTCTGCCGGCGACATGGCGACCTGCTCGGCGACAAGGTGATCGTCTACAAGCAGCTGGAACACTGGTCGGTCATGCCGCGGTTCGACCGATGA
- a CDS encoding voltage-gated chloride channel family protein, with protein MRATFRNLYDQFNMAAFIRDRRTHAMSVLRWALILVPMAAMVGTLCAAFLWSLDAVTRLRFAFPWLLYLLPIGGFVVGLLYHLTGRSVEGGNNLIVEQIHEPGGGVPLRMAPLIFFGTVVTHLFGGSAGREGTAVQLGGSLASGFGRALKLDADGTRILLMGGIAAGFGAVFGTPIAGAVFALEVLAIGRVEYRALVPCLVAALVGDWTCLAWGIHHGVYRIDALVPVDALLVTKAGVAGVAFGLVGLAFAEANHTLGGWLKRIVSYGPLRPAIGGIAVIALVYLFGTRDYLGLGTLAATPDSLTIASFFGPDTHPWSWAIKLLFTVVTLSAGFKGGEVTPLFFIGAALGNALAPMFGVPTSVFAALGFVALFAGAANTPLACTFMGIELFGAAYAVPIAVACFVAYLCSGHNGIYLSQRVAVPKVPATGLTPNATLREARAHRASRSPRS; from the coding sequence GTGCGCGCGACATTTCGCAATCTCTACGACCAGTTCAACATGGCAGCGTTCATTCGCGATCGCCGCACCCATGCCATGTCGGTGCTGCGATGGGCCTTGATCCTGGTCCCGATGGCCGCAATGGTGGGAACGCTCTGCGCGGCTTTCTTGTGGAGCCTCGATGCCGTGACCCGGCTTCGCTTTGCCTTTCCCTGGCTGCTCTACCTGCTGCCGATCGGCGGGTTCGTGGTCGGACTGCTTTACCATCTGACCGGCCGCTCGGTGGAGGGCGGCAACAACCTTATTGTCGAGCAGATCCACGAACCGGGCGGGGGGGTGCCACTGCGGATGGCACCGCTGATCTTCTTCGGCACGGTGGTGACCCATCTGTTTGGCGGTTCGGCCGGGCGCGAAGGCACCGCCGTCCAGTTGGGCGGCAGTCTCGCCAGCGGTTTCGGTCGCGCGCTCAAGCTCGATGCTGACGGCACCCGCATCCTGCTGATGGGGGGCATTGCGGCCGGGTTCGGCGCGGTGTTCGGCACGCCCATCGCAGGGGCGGTGTTCGCACTGGAGGTGTTGGCGATCGGGCGTGTCGAATATCGCGCGCTGGTGCCGTGCCTGGTCGCGGCACTGGTCGGCGACTGGACGTGCCTTGCCTGGGGCATCCATCACGGCGTCTACCGGATCGATGCGCTGGTGCCGGTCGATGCGCTGCTCGTCACCAAGGCGGGCGTCGCCGGGGTTGCGTTCGGGCTGGTCGGTCTCGCCTTCGCCGAAGCCAATCACACGCTCGGCGGGTGGCTCAAGCGCATCGTCTCCTATGGCCCGTTACGCCCCGCCATTGGCGGCATCGCGGTCATCGCGCTCGTCTACCTGTTCGGAACGCGCGACTATCTCGGACTCGGCACGTTGGCAGCGACGCCCGACAGCCTCACCATCGCCAGCTTCTTCGGACCGGACACGCATCCGTGGAGCTGGGCGATCAAGCTGCTGTTCACCGTCGTCACGCTCAGCGCCGGCTTCAAGGGTGGCGAGGTGACACCGCTGTTCTTCATCGGCGCGGCGCTCGGCAACGCACTCGCCCCCATGTTCGGCGTGCCCACCAGCGTATTCGCCGCGCTCGGCTTCGTCGCGCTGTTCGCGGGCGCGGCCAACACCCCGCTCGCCTGCACCTTCATGGGCATCGAACTGTTCGGCGCTGCCTATGCGGTGCCGATCGCGGTGGCCTGCTTCGTCGCCTACCTCTGCTCCGGTCATAACGGCATCTACCTGTCGCAGCGCGTCGCGGTGCCGAAGGTGCCGGCGACCGGCCTCACCCCGAACGCGACGCTTCGCGAGGCGCGGGCACACCGCGCCTCGCGAAGCCCACGCTCCTGA
- a CDS encoding DUF305 domain-containing protein — translation MLGLTASAMLTGAVAAAPADGYASMVSAAMDRMMAGMMVKPSGDVDRDFVAMMLPHHQGAIDMAVAELRYGHNEQLKRIAQEIIIDQQQEIAAMKLAIGQPLPPSTPAPTQGGDYHSHMEH, via the coding sequence ATGCTGGGTCTGACTGCTTCGGCCATGCTCACCGGCGCAGTCGCGGCCGCCCCCGCCGATGGCTACGCCAGCATGGTATCTGCCGCGATGGACCGGATGATGGCGGGCATGATGGTCAAGCCGTCCGGCGACGTCGACCGCGACTTCGTCGCAATGATGCTTCCGCATCACCAGGGCGCCATTGATATGGCGGTGGCAGAGCTGCGCTACGGTCATAACGAGCAGCTCAAGCGCATTGCGCAGGAGATCATCATCGATCAGCAGCAGGAGATCGCCGCCATGAAGTTGGCGATTGGTCAGCCGCTACCCCCTTCGACGCCAGCCCCGACGCAGGGCGGCGACTACCACAGCCATATGGAGCACTGA
- a CDS encoding YncE family protein — translation MIRTFLRSAALLMSAAPGIAMAQQAPWNAKDVPVSHRDRVYASEQFSNTVSVTDPADNRLLGVIKLGDPQPMNFSPLYKGQVLVHGLGFSPDGKTLAVVSIGSNAVSWIDTATNTVKHTTYVGRSPHEAFFTPDGKEVWVTVRGEDYIAVLDPKTYKETGRIKTPGGPGMTIFSPDGRYGYVCSSFNPVLAVFDVSTHAQVGQVAQPSPFCPNIAATPDGKQVWFTLKDIGKTVAFDAKPPFAILKVLDTGPITNHVNFARTVRGQFAYVTVGGENAVKVFRTSDFALVATIPVGKMPHGVWPSGDGRRIYVGLENADELAAIDTAGNKVVATVPVGQAPQAIAYVPNAIPTGLGTDNLQPLGTAGKAVHLNMGPVRGNGAASSITLFDQGIIQVVQSAVTGLQPKKPYMLVLTANADGSGAVEPLANFMSNPAGAAIVNASGPIRQIVQGSTAAPRRFLAVAEVVNGAPGRIVQVQRD, via the coding sequence ATGATCCGGACCTTCCTGCGCTCGGCCGCCTTGCTGATGAGCGCCGCACCGGGCATTGCCATGGCCCAGCAGGCGCCGTGGAACGCCAAGGACGTGCCTGTCAGCCACCGCGACCGCGTCTATGCATCCGAACAATTCTCCAACACGGTGTCGGTGACGGACCCGGCCGACAACAGGTTGCTCGGCGTCATCAAGCTCGGCGATCCGCAGCCGATGAATTTTTCCCCGCTCTACAAGGGGCAGGTGCTGGTTCACGGCCTCGGCTTCTCGCCGGACGGGAAAACACTGGCGGTCGTGTCGATCGGATCCAACGCCGTGTCGTGGATCGACACCGCCACCAACACCGTCAAGCACACGACCTATGTCGGGCGCAGCCCGCATGAGGCGTTCTTCACGCCGGACGGCAAGGAGGTGTGGGTTACGGTACGCGGCGAGGATTACATCGCCGTGCTCGACCCCAAGACGTACAAGGAGACCGGTCGCATCAAGACGCCCGGTGGTCCGGGCATGACGATCTTCTCTCCCGATGGCCGATACGGCTATGTCTGTTCCTCGTTCAATCCGGTGCTGGCCGTGTTCGATGTCTCGACCCACGCGCAGGTCGGACAGGTGGCGCAGCCGAGTCCGTTCTGTCCCAACATCGCCGCGACGCCGGACGGCAAGCAGGTGTGGTTCACGCTGAAGGACATCGGCAAGACGGTCGCATTCGATGCCAAGCCGCCTTTCGCGATCCTCAAGGTGCTGGATACCGGACCGATCACCAATCACGTCAACTTCGCCCGCACGGTCAGGGGACAGTTCGCCTATGTCACGGTAGGCGGGGAAAACGCGGTGAAGGTGTTCCGCACGTCCGACTTCGCGCTTGTCGCCACCATCCCGGTCGGCAAGATGCCGCACGGTGTCTGGCCATCGGGCGACGGCCGGCGCATCTATGTCGGGCTGGAGAATGCTGATGAACTTGCCGCGATCGACACCGCCGGCAACAAGGTCGTTGCCACCGTGCCGGTCGGACAGGCACCGCAGGCGATCGCCTATGTGCCGAACGCTATTCCGACAGGCCTCGGCACCGACAATCTTCAACCGCTCGGTACGGCAGGCAAGGCGGTGCATCTGAACATGGGGCCGGTTCGCGGCAATGGTGCTGCAAGCAGCATTACCCTCTTCGACCAGGGCATCATTCAGGTCGTGCAGAGTGCCGTTACCGGTTTGCAGCCCAAGAAGCCTTACATGCTCGTGCTCACCGCCAACGCGGACGGCAGCGGTGCGGTAGAGCCGCTTGCGAACTTCATGAGCAATCCGGCAGGTGCGGCGATCGTCAACGCGTCGGGTCCGATCCGGCAGATCGTTCAAGGCAGCACCGCGGCACCCCGGCGTTTTCTGGCGGTCGCCGAGGTGGTGAACGGCGCTCCGGGCCGCATCGTGCAGGTGCAGCGCGACTGA
- a CDS encoding RNA polymerase sigma factor: MDPLAAAIEPLIPGLRRYARSWLRDPAMADDVVQDCLERAVGRWRQRRGAEVRPWVYAILHNLLVDHQRQHSRRGTAVPLHLVDDAALGRPADQDVGLHHRDLLRALDALPEEQRTVLLLISVEGLSYGEVAAVVGVPLGTVMSRISRARDRLATLLREGERPRLRSIR; this comes from the coding sequence ATGGACCCGCTTGCCGCCGCGATCGAGCCACTGATCCCCGGTCTGCGCCGCTATGCCCGGTCGTGGTTGCGCGATCCGGCGATGGCGGATGACGTGGTGCAGGATTGCCTTGAGCGCGCGGTCGGGCGCTGGCGCCAGCGACGGGGTGCAGAGGTTCGCCCATGGGTCTACGCGATCCTGCACAATCTGTTGGTCGACCATCAGCGGCAGCACAGTCGGCGAGGTACGGCGGTTCCGCTCCACCTCGTCGACGACGCTGCGCTCGGCCGCCCGGCCGATCAGGACGTAGGCCTGCACCACCGAGACCTGTTGCGCGCACTTGATGCGTTGCCCGAGGAGCAGCGGACGGTGCTGCTCCTCATTTCCGTCGAAGGTCTGTCATATGGGGAAGTCGCTGCCGTCGTCGGCGTGCCGCTGGGAACGGTGATGTCGCGCATATCGCGGGCGCGCGACCGTCTGGCGACGCTCCTCCGCGAGGGTGAACGGCCACGATTAAGGAGTATTCGATGA